The region GAATCACTGCGGTAGTGTCGCTCAGGAGCAGAAGCCGGACGTCCTGAGGAAGCCTCGTCAGTTCCTCCAAGGCCCTATCTGTTTCATCGCCTTGGTTCCATCCGCCTTCCTGGAGTCCAAGCCTCACAGCGCGCAAATTCGGCTTGGATTGGTCACCCATCATTTTAAGGGCATCCCTCAAGAAGGCCCTAGCTTTCGCAAAATCTTGAAACTCTCCCTCTAAAGAATGGATCATTTCCATTACCTTTGAGATCTTGCCTGCTTCGATCATGCCCGTTTCAGGTTCTGTGACAAAGGGCAGCCAGCGCGGTGGAGTGGGGCCACCCTCGGGCCGATAATAGTGCCTGAAGTCCTCTGCGCTGATTGAAAATTCAAAACCGCTCTCGGCCCTTACCACATAAGGTGAACCGGAATCATCTATGAGTTCCACCACAATCCCCGGCCTCGATCCCAGGAATTGTACGTAGCGTCCGCTCATTTGCCTTCCTTTCACATAGGTACGGTGGACAATAATATAAGAACGCGCGATCAAGGTCCAGAGGTCACAGACCGGCCGTGAAATTCATGAGATCATTGACCAATGGTCGGGAGGTCCTGCAACCATTTCCAGACTATGGGGCTCATCGCTCGGTTTCGCCTTCAATGGGGTAGCCTGCCTGGTCCCAGGCTCTAAAGCCGGCCGTCATTATCATCATCTGTTTGTAGCCCAATTGAGACAGGAAGCGAGCCACCTCCTCGGCCATGTCGCATTGAGGGCCATAGCAATAAAATATCAGCCGCGCATCTTCAGGGAGCAGCGGCTGAACCAATACAAACCGCTCCTCCTTGTCGTCCTGAGGCAGGAAGATCGCGCCTTTAACGCGCTTTTTGTCGTAGTCGTCTTTGTGTCTGGTATCCACAAAGATAGTCCCTTCCTTGTCCATCAGCTTCCGGGCCTCTTTTTCATCTATAAGAGGAACTTTGAGGCCCGAAATTTCTATTTCGTTCGGGGGGGCGTAGATCCAGGGCACGGGTTTGGACGACACGTGGTTCAGGCCCAGCCCAATCAGCGAGGCCGCTACAGCAATGAGCAGGGCCCGAAAGAAGATTCCCAAGGACTTTTTCATGGGCAATAATTAACACCGGTCGGCCTGCCGTTCAACCCCTACAGGTTGCAAAAGCATCGCGGAGCCCGTGTTTTTTTCAAGTCGAGAGACAAATTCCGTTGGTAACATGCCATTTCCTGTTGACAATACAGCCCACGGCTTCTACCAATAGTCCGGTGCGGCCACATTGTGTGTACCCTTCCGGGAGGGGTAACGGCAAGAACGAACTCGATGAGGACTCAGGAGCAATATATGGATTATTTCCTTACCGAAGAGCAAAAGATGGCACGCGATATGGCTCGAAAGTTTTCCGATAAGGAACTCAAACCGATCGCGGATCGCCTGGACCGTGAACACACACATTCCCCTGAAGTGCTCAAGGCACTGGGAGAGATGGGCGTGATGGGCGTTGCCGTGCCGGTGGAGTACGGCGGCGGGGGCATGGATTACATTTCCTACGCGATGATCGTTTCGGAAATCTCGCGCGGTTGTGGCGGAACAGGCACCCTCGTCGCGGCTCACAACTCGCTTTACTGCTATCCGATGCTGAAATTTGGGACTGAGGAACAGAAGCAACGATATCTTACTCCCGCCGCGTCAGGCGAGTCCGTGGGCTGCTATGCGCTCACCGAGGCGGATG is a window of Desulfomonile tiedjei DNA encoding:
- a CDS encoding rhodanese-like domain-containing protein; translated protein: MKKSLGIFFRALLIAVAASLIGLGLNHVSSKPVPWIYAPPNEIEISGLKVPLIDEKEARKLMDKEGTIFVDTRHKDDYDKKRVKGAIFLPQDDKEERFVLVQPLLPEDARLIFYCYGPQCDMAEEVARFLSQLGYKQMMIMTAGFRAWDQAGYPIEGETER